In the genome of Salinigranum halophilum, the window AGCGGGTAGCCGGCGCGCTCGTAGTCGACGGCGGCGTGGTAGCCCGTGATGATGCCCTCGGATTCGAGCCGCTGGATGCGCTTTCGGACGGTCGACGCCGAGACGTCCATCCGCTCTGCGATTTCGCCGGACGACGTGTGCCGGGCGTCGCGCTGGAGGGCACCGAGGATGGCCCGGTCCAGGTCGTCGAGTCCCTCGAGAGTCATATCCGTCCTACGAACGGCCTCGCGCATGAACGTTGTCGTTGCAGGGCTGCCGCAGGAGGCGGACAACGTGGACGGCACAGCCGCCCACGGGCCGTCGGTTCGGCGGTTCGACCGCTCACGGGTCGGTGTGCCGGCCCAGTCCGATACGGATACGAGTGTGAGAGCACTGCAGAGACGGTCGCACAGACACCGGCGACGACCGCCCCGAACCGTTCCGATACGGACACGTTAACGTTCAATCGTTCCTGAATCGGCAGCTCATAACCAATATGTCGCCCAGATAACTTGATTCGGAGATGACGCCCAGTCAGACTAGGCGAACAGCCCCTGGAGGTGCCGTACCGTGACCACCCGGAGTCGGCAGGCGACCGTGCTCGTCGTGTCGGCGCTCGTCGTCAGTGCGATCGTGAGTGTCGGCGTCGGTGCGGCGGTCGTCGACGCCGGCGTCGTCGCCGACGGCAACCTCGACCGGGGCAACAACGACGGCCAGATCGGCCTCTGTCAGTGGGTCGCAGTCGAGGAACTGGTCGTCCCGGTCGACCCCGCACAGAACGGGTTCAACGTCGAGTTCGGCCGGTCGGTCGCGGTCGACGGTGAGACCGGGGTCGTCGGCACCCCCGGCTTCGCCGGCGTCACCGACGCGGTGTACGTCTACGACCTCTCGACCTCGCCCACACAGCTCCGGACGACGCTCACTCCCACTGACGGCGCGCCGAACGACGGCTACGGCGTGTCCGTCGCGGTGTCCGGCGACACCGTCGTCGTCGGGGCGTCGGCGCACGACGCCGTGGGTGACGACGCCGGGACGGTGTACGTCTCCGACCTGACGGACCCGACGGCGGAGACGAAGCTCACGGCGTTCGACGGCGAAGCCGGCGACCGGTTCGGTGCGGCAGTCGCGCTCGACGGGGACACGCTGGTCGTCGGCGCACCCGGCGACGATGACGGCACGGGAGCGGTCTACCGCTACGACCTCACCCAGTCCCCGCCGACGGCGGCGAAACTCACGGCGTCGGACGGTGAGGTCGGTGACCGGTTCGGGTCCTCGGTCGCCATCGCCGGCCAGACCGTCCTCGTCGGTGCCCCGAGTGCGGGTGCGAGCGGGGCGGCGTACGTCACCGACCTGACGAACCCGACGGCGGAGACGACGCTCGTCGTCGCCGACGTCGTCGAGTCCGGTCTGGTCGGCGCTGCGGTCGCGCTCTCGGACGGGACCGCGCTCGTCGGCGCACCCGGCGACGGCTCCGTCCACGTCTTCGACCTGACGGCACAGCCGACGGCGGCAGCCGAGGTGCTGACCGACGGGACCGGGTTCGGTGGGGCGGTGGCCGGCTCGGGTGAGACGGCCGTCGTCGGCTCGTCGGGCGCCGTGGCCATCTACGACCTCGGCTCGGCCCACCCGACGGTCCCCGTTGCCGAGGCGACCGGCGTGAACGAGCCGCTGTTCGGAACGTTCGGCGCAGCCGTCGCCGTAGACGGGGAGACGGCGCTGGTCGGGACGGCCGGACGGACGGTGTCGGTCTACCGCTGCGTCGACTGACCGGCGCGTGGTGGCGTCTGTCCTCTCGCAGTCGGGCGACGTCGCCACGTCGCCTACGGAATCAAAAGTACCATGCCACCCCACCACCCAGAGGACCGTACTCAGGTGGTTTCCGTGACAGAGAAACGCGAATACACAGGCGACTATCCGAACAAGAAACTGTACATCCCCGGCCCGACGGGAGTCCGTGACGACGTCATCGAGGCGATGTGTGAACCGATGTTCGGCCACCGCATGGACCGGATGACGGACCTCTACACGACCATCGTCGAGGACACGAAGACGTTCCTCGGCACCGACAACGACGTCATCGTCCTCACGGCGTCGGGGACGGAGTTCTGGGAGGCCGCGACGTTGAACCTCGTCGACGAGAACATGCTCGTGACGACCTGCGGCAGCTTCTCGGAGCGCTTCGCCAACGTGGCCGACCGCCTCGGGAAGAACGTCGACCGACTCGAGTACGAGTGGGGTAACGCGGTCAAACCCGAAGACGTGCGCGCGGCGCTCGAAGAGAGCGACACCCACTACGACGTCGTCGGCTGCGTGATGAACGAGAGTTCGACGGGGGTGCGAAACCCCATCGAGGAGATCGGCGACGTCGTCGCCGACTACCCGGACACGTACTTCGTCGTCGACGCCGTCTCGTCGCTCGGCGGCGACTACGTCGACATCGACGCCCACGGCATCGACGTCATCTTCGCCTCGTCGCAGAAGGCGTTCGCGATGCCGCCGGGCCTGGCCATCTGCGTCGTGAGCGACGAGGCGTACGAGCGGGAACTCGACAAGGAGTCGGCGTCGTGGTACGGCGGGTTCCAGCGCTGTCTCGACTACTACGACCGGAAGGGCCAGACCCACTCGACGCCGGCGATTCCCATCATGCTCGCGTACCGCAAACAGATGAAACACATGCTGGAGGAGGGTCACGAGGGGCGGAGCGAGCGCCACCGCGAGATGGCCGAGTACACCCGCGACTGGGCGTCCGAGCACTTCGAGATGTTCCCCGAGGAGGGGTACGAGTCACAGACGGTGGCCTGCATCGAGAACACCCAGGGAATCGACGTGGCCGCGACCATCGACGAGGTGTCCGAGCGGTACGACATGGTGTTCTCGAACGGCTACGGGTCGACTCTCGGCGAGAAGACGTTCCGCATCGGCCACATGGGCGAACACGACGTCGAGTCCATCGAGGCACTGACCGACGCGATCGAGGACGTCGCCGGCCTGTAATCGGTGTCGGCCGCGCTCACGCGGCCCGCTGTGACTGCGGTGTGACGCGCCCGATTCGAACCCAGGCGACGGCGGTGACGACCACGATACCGACGAGCGGGACGAACAGCAGTCGCATCGCCACGGCGATACCCGCGTCCCCGATGACGAACCCCATCGCCGCGGGGACGCCGGCGATGCCGCAGGAGGAGACGACCAGTCCGATGGCGTTGACCGGCGCGCTGTGTTCGGGCGTGCGCTCGGTGGCGTACGCCAACAGCGTCGGGTAGAGCCCCGACAGGGTGAGACCGATGCCGAACACGCCGACGAGGAGGCCGACGCCCGAGGCGACGACGAACGTGTAGACGGCCGAAATCAAGCAGAGTCCGCCCAGCCCGAAGGCGAGCGGGACCGACCCGAACCGCTCCGAGAGCGACCCGGCGACGAACCGCCCGGGGATGTACGCGGCGAGGAGGACGCTCAGAGAGACGGTCACCAGTGACTCGGGGAGCCGTCCCTCGGCGTACGTCGTGAGCCACGTGAACAGGCCCCCCTCGACGCCGGTGGTGAACAGGATTCCCGCGGCCATCACCAAGACGGCGGGTTTGCGGGCGATTCGACGCAGGCCCGCGAGGGTGAGGGGGTCGTCCCCGCCGTCGACGGACGGACTCGGGAGGGACCAGACGAGTGCGACGACCGGGAGAAACGACGCGCCGAGCACGTAGTACGCGAGGCGCCAGTCGCCGACCCAGAGCGCGGCGGTCACCGCGAGCGGCCCGAGCGTCGCGCCGACGGCCCACATCATGTCGTAGTAGCCGAACAGCCGTCCGCGGCGGTGCGGGTACAGGTGGCTCAACAGCGGCCGGTCGCTGCCGCGGCCGATGCCCGCGAAGGCCCCGCGGAGGACCAGCATGACGAGGAAGACGCCGAACGTGGGGACCAGTCCCATCGCGAAGACGCCGAGCCCGGTCCCGACGACACCGACCAGCAAGAGCGTGCGCGTGTCGAAGCGTCCGGCGACCGCGCCGACGGCGGCGACGAGGACGAGGAACCCGACCGTCCCCGCGGGTGCGACCAGCCCGAGTTGCCACTGCGGTGTCCCGAAGCTCTCGCGCAGCACGGGGACGAGCGCGCCCTGGACCTGCAACGTCGCGCCCTCGAGCGCGACGAACGCGAACACCGCCAGCGTCCACCAGCGACGGCTGTCGGACGCCGGCCGAGTTTCCCCGTCGGTGACCGTCTCCATGTGTCGACCACGGCGCACCCTCGGAAAAATATTTTGTAGATAGTCACACAATATTCTCTCATGTCTGCGGATTCGCTCCGTGACCATCTCGTGTCCTTCGGCCTCTCCGAGAAGGCGGCGGCGGCGTACCTCGCCGTGCTCCAGTCGGGGGAGGCGACGACGGGCGACGTGTCCCGGGCCGCCGGAATCTCTCAGGGGTACGTCTACGAACTCGCGACCGAACTGGCCGAGCGCGGCCTCGTCACCGTCGACGAGACGGCGAGTCCGACCCGGTTGCGGGCGCGCCCGCCAGCGGACGCGCTCGGGATGTTCTCCGAGCGACTCGACCGGATGAGCGAGGACATCGAGCGCCTCTACCGCCGCGCGGAGTCGAGCGAACCGGCCGTCGAAATCGTCCACTCCCGGACGACGGTCCGCAAGCGCATCGCTCGAGCGGTCGACAGCGCGCAGAGCGAGGTGGTGTCGACCATCCCGGCGACGGAGTTCTCCCACCTTCGCGAGGCGCTCGCCGACGCCCGCGAGCGCGGGGTCGCGGTGTACCTCCAGCTCGTCGCGCCCCTCGGTAACGCGTCGACCCCCGTCGACTGGGACGGGTACGGAACCGTCGTCAAGACGTGGGACGCGACGCCACCGGTGACCGTGGTGGCCGACGAGCGAACCGGCGTGATGGGCGCACACGGCGTCCTCTCGGGCCGCCACGGCTCCGCGTACGCGCTCGCGTTCTCACAGCGGGACATCGCGGGGGCCTTCTTCGGCAACGCGATCAGCAACTTCTGGCCGATGGGTAAGGTGCAGCACGTCACCGCGCCCGACCCGCTCCCGGCGACGTACGACCACGTCCGAACCGCGGTGACACACGCCGCGCTCCACCGTGCCGACGGCCGGTCACTCCTCGCCGACGTCACCGTCCGAGCCGTCGGAAGCGAGGAGACGACGACGTACGAACGCGTGCCCGTCGTCGACGTCCGGCAGAACCTCGTCGGCGAGTCGACGAACGCGTTCCCCATCGAGAACAGCCTGGTGTTCGACACCCCGGACGGACAGATCGCCGCGGGTGGCAACGACGGAAGCCTCCAGCCGTTCTACGAGGGCTACGCGGCGGTTTCGGTGACCCTGTACGACGGGGGGACCGCCTGAGGGTCGCCGCCGGAGCCCCGACCGTTCGCGCACCGTCTCGGACGCGGTCACTCCGCCGCTCGCTGGTCGAGTGGGTCTTCGAGTTCGCCCATGACGGCTTCGAGGGCGTCCGTCGCCGTGAGGAGGCCGACGATGTTCCCGTCCTCGATGACGAGCGCGAGTTCCTGGTCTTCCGCCTGGAACTGGTCGAACGCGTCGCTGACGTTCGTCCCGGCCGCGAGCGTCATCGGCGGGGCGGCGATTTCGGCGAACGACAGGACCCCCGACT includes:
- a CDS encoding MFS transporter, whose protein sequence is METVTDGETRPASDSRRWWTLAVFAFVALEGATLQVQGALVPVLRESFGTPQWQLGLVAPAGTVGFLVLVAAVGAVAGRFDTRTLLLVGVVGTGLGVFAMGLVPTFGVFLVMLVLRGAFAGIGRGSDRPLLSHLYPHRRGRLFGYYDMMWAVGATLGPLAVTAALWVGDWRLAYYVLGASFLPVVALVWSLPSPSVDGGDDPLTLAGLRRIARKPAVLVMAAGILFTTGVEGGLFTWLTTYAEGRLPESLVTVSLSVLLAAYIPGRFVAGSLSERFGSVPLAFGLGGLCLISAVYTFVVASGVGLLVGVFGIGLTLSGLYPTLLAYATERTPEHSAPVNAIGLVVSSCGIAGVPAAMGFVIGDAGIAVAMRLLFVPLVGIVVVTAVAWVRIGRVTPQSQRAA
- a CDS encoding TrmB family transcriptional regulator is translated as MSADSLRDHLVSFGLSEKAAAAYLAVLQSGEATTGDVSRAAGISQGYVYELATELAERGLVTVDETASPTRLRARPPADALGMFSERLDRMSEDIERLYRRAESSEPAVEIVHSRTTVRKRIARAVDSAQSEVVSTIPATEFSHLREALADARERGVAVYLQLVAPLGNASTPVDWDGYGTVVKTWDATPPVTVVADERTGVMGAHGVLSGRHGSAYALAFSQRDIAGAFFGNAISNFWPMGKVQHVTAPDPLPATYDHVRTAVTHAALHRADGRSLLADVTVRAVGSEETTTYERVPVVDVRQNLVGESTNAFPIENSLVFDTPDGQIAAGGNDGSLQPFYEGYAAVSVTLYDGGTA
- a CDS encoding FG-GAP repeat protein, whose protein sequence is MTTRSRQATVLVVSALVVSAIVSVGVGAAVVDAGVVADGNLDRGNNDGQIGLCQWVAVEELVVPVDPAQNGFNVEFGRSVAVDGETGVVGTPGFAGVTDAVYVYDLSTSPTQLRTTLTPTDGAPNDGYGVSVAVSGDTVVVGASAHDAVGDDAGTVYVSDLTDPTAETKLTAFDGEAGDRFGAAVALDGDTLVVGAPGDDDGTGAVYRYDLTQSPPTAAKLTASDGEVGDRFGSSVAIAGQTVLVGAPSAGASGAAYVTDLTNPTAETTLVVADVVESGLVGAAVALSDGTALVGAPGDGSVHVFDLTAQPTAAAEVLTDGTGFGGAVAGSGETAVVGSSGAVAIYDLGSAHPTVPVAEATGVNEPLFGTFGAAVAVDGETALVGTAGRTVSVYRCVD
- a CDS encoding pyridoxal-phosphate-dependent aminotransferase family protein; translated protein: MTEKREYTGDYPNKKLYIPGPTGVRDDVIEAMCEPMFGHRMDRMTDLYTTIVEDTKTFLGTDNDVIVLTASGTEFWEAATLNLVDENMLVTTCGSFSERFANVADRLGKNVDRLEYEWGNAVKPEDVRAALEESDTHYDVVGCVMNESSTGVRNPIEEIGDVVADYPDTYFVVDAVSSLGGDYVDIDAHGIDVIFASSQKAFAMPPGLAICVVSDEAYERELDKESASWYGGFQRCLDYYDRKGQTHSTPAIPIMLAYRKQMKHMLEEGHEGRSERHREMAEYTRDWASEHFEMFPEEGYESQTVACIENTQGIDVAATIDEVSERYDMVFSNGYGSTLGEKTFRIGHMGEHDVESIEALTDAIEDVAGL